From marine bacterium B5-7:
CGCGCGTGATGGCTGTCTACTGTCTTACGCGCCAAACCTGGCAGCGTCATGATGTGGGGCAACGACAGGTCGATTTTATGCTGCAGCACGTGGCATCGCTTTCTTCCTCTCTGGCTGCACTGAATATACCCTTGTTAATCCTTGATTGCGATTTGTATTCGGAGGTAACTGAGGCATTGATGGCATTGTGTCAGCAACACACCGTCAAGGGACTATTCACAAATGCAGAATATGTCCTGGATGAACGCCGGCGAGATGCTTTGGTAAAAAAATCCTGCGATCAGCATGCGGTTGATTTTCATCAGTATGGCGATCGATTGATGGTGTCACCAGATAGTCTGAAAACGCAACAGGATAAACCTTACCAAGTATTTACGCCGTTTAAAAAAAAGTGGTTAAACCTTTTATCACTTAAAAAGCCATTTCCAACCCCCACTCAACGCGCTGACATCGGCATTGCGCCTGATGGTTTACCTGCGATAGCTGTTGCTCATGAACATTGGCCAATAGGCGAGGAGGTGGCCCACGCCCGCTTACAACGATTCTGTGAAAATAAATTATTTGATTACAAGAATAAGCGTGATTTTCCAGCCTTAAATAATACTAGCCAAGTATCTGCTTATTTATCACAGGGGGTCTTGTCTGCTAATCAATGTATCCATGCGATGTTTGATGCCTTGCAAGTGGATACCATTTCTCAGTTATGTAGCGATGCAGGTGCAGCGTGCTGGTTGAGTGAATTAATTTGGCGGGAGTTTTATCAATACATTGCTTATCATTTTCCACACGTGTGCCAGCATAAACCCTTTAAGCCGGCAACAGAAAACATTGTATGGCACAAGAATAATGCGCACCTTGAGGCATGGAAATCGGGAAGAACGGGTATTCCCATCGTGGATGCAGCCATGCGACAGCTAAATCAAACGGGCTGGATGCATAATCGCTTACGCATGGTTGTGGCGATGTTTTTCAGTAAAAATTGTTTTTTAGATTGGCGTTTGGGCGAGCGTTATTTTATGCAACAATTAATTGACGGGGATTTTGCATCTAATAATGGCGGGTGGCAGTGGAGTGCATCGACAGGGACAGATTCTGCACCTTATTTTCGGGTGTTTAATCCGATTAGTCAAAGCGAAAAATTTGATTCAAAGGGTGACT
This genomic window contains:
- the phr gene encoding deoxyribodipyrimidine photo-lyase, encoding MKTHLVWFRRDLRVADNPALAAACRDAGARVMAVYCLTRQTWQRHDVGQRQVDFMLQHVASLSSSLAALNIPLLILDCDLYSEVTEALMALCQQHTVKGLFTNAEYVLDERRRDALVKKSCDQHAVDFHQYGDRLMVSPDSLKTQQDKPYQVFTPFKKKWLNLLSLKKPFPTPTQRADIGIAPDGLPAIAVAHEHWPIGEEVAHARLQRFCENKLFDYKNKRDFPALNNTSQVSAYLSQGVLSANQCIHAMFDALQVDTISQLCSDAGAACWLSELIWREFYQYIAYHFPHVCQHKPFKPATENIVWHKNNAHLEAWKSGRTGIPIVDAAMRQLNQTGWMHNRLRMVVAMFFSKNCFLDWRLGERYFMQQLIDGDFASNNGGWQWSASTGTDSAPYFRVFNPISQSEKFDSKGDFIRRYCPELESLTAKQIHQPDAYGKHELDYPPPIVDLKTTRADAITAFKKLN